From the genome of Mycoplasma crocodyli MP145:
TTAACGGCATTTTATCAGCATGAAAACCTTGTGCAGCATTATTTTTTACTCAAATTAATTCATACTTGTAATATTTAATATTATCAATTATCATCATTGAATAAGTGGGATTTTGTCCAAAAACAGCAATTGTACCACCTGGTTTTAAAACTCTCGTAAATCTATTAAAAAGATCCTTTCAATCAATATTAACATCTCAATCAATTTTGGTTTTTTGACCGGACAATTGCATGCCGTTTATCTTTCCATAGGGTGGATCAATACAAATAAAATCAACTGATTTTTCATCAATTTCATCTAAAAAAATTTTATAATCTTGAAGTTTAATATTATAATTATTAATCATGTTTCTATTATATATCAATATAATGCAAGAAAGAATAATAAACAAAAAACAATTAAAGAAAGGACTAAAATGCATAAATTTAAAAATATATTTGAGATGATTTTGTTTGTTTTAAAAGTGTCTTTTGTTGGCTTTGGAGGTGGGAACGCATTGATGCCACTTATAAAATCAGAGGCGGTAGATAAGAAAAAATGACTTAGTATTGAAGAATTCGATAAGGTTGTAATTGTTTCTAATTTACTTCCTGGTCCATCAGTAATTCAAACCATCGGTTATATTTCAATAAAGTTTTTGGGTAAAATGTGAGGAACATTAGTCACGTTATTGGCTCTTTTACCACATGTCCTTTTTGCTTTTGGTTTGTATTTATTAGTTAATTTATTACCTATAAAATATTTATATGTTGTATCTGTTGGAGTACTAAGTGCAATAGTTGGAGTGCTTATAATTTTTGGAATAAGATATATAAAACTATCTCATAAAAATATGCCAATACCACTGTGGGTAAGTCTTTTTTGTATAACTTTTGCTTTTTGTTTTTTTATTCCAAGTCCATATAATGTACCAATTGTTGTTATGACTATTTTGTTTATTTTAATAGCTATTGTTGAATTTATTATAATTAAAAAATCGAAAAAAGTAATTGAAATAGTTGATGATAAAAACATAAGAAATGAGGACTTATAATGATTGCATTGCTAGTATCTATTCCTATTTTAATTTTAATTAGTTTATCCGTTTTTGGTGGCGGACAAGTTTTTATGCCCATCTTTAAATGATTTTGAGAACTCTTGGCTAAATTATTTCAAAGCGATATTAATCAAGATACAATTAATAGAATTTTTACAATTTCAAACGCAACCCCTGGAGTTGTATCAACAAAATTTTCTTTCTTTACTGGATATATTATAGCAAATGGAAGTTGATGAGGATATCTTGCAATGTTTTTAACATATTTTGTTTTTTGCTTACCTGCTATTTTTGTTATGTTAGTTACAATGAAGTATATAAATAAATTTGAGGATAAATTAATAGTTAAAAAACTTATGTTATATATGAAACCAATTGTCGCTGGAATAATTTTTAGTATTGCAATACAATTAATTTTGAGTATTATGTTTCCTTATATTTATTTTAATGAGGGGATTAATAAATATGTTGGACTTAATTTCAATGATCAAAAAGCACTTTTTTTCAGTGGTTGAAGAAGATTAATGCTTTACGCCTATTTTCCAACTATGACTATAATTTCAATTTATTTATCTCATAAAAAGACGCCATTATTTTGAATAATACTTTTAGGTTTAGTGAGTTCATTAATCTGTTTTATGCCTTGATTATAATAAGGAACAAAAATCATTTTTGTTCTTTTTTCGTCCTTTTTAAAAAAGCAACAAATAAATTAATATGCACAAAAATAGAGGAATGTTATTAGAAACTTTAATTAATAAAACAATTAATTATTATTGAACAAACAATATAGCTTATATAGAAAAAAAGCAAATACCAATTACATTTAAATCTATATCAAATATAGATGGGAAATTAAGCATTGGTAATGCAGTTATTAGTTCAAAATCTACGGTTGATTACATAGGTTGCTATAATGGAAGTTTTGTTGCTTTTGAAGCGAAAAGCACTAATATTGATAAGCTTGAATTATCAAATATCAAAGAACATCAAATAGATTATTTAAAAATTATCTATGATAATGGGGGATTTCCGTTTTTTGTTATTTTCTTCAGTAAGGACAACAAAGTTTATATTTTGTCTATTAAAAATTACTTAGAAATCATTAAAGATGGTAAAAAATATATAAGCCAAGAAACAATAAAAAATTATTCCATTAATGTAGAAATTACATTTCCTGGAATAATTGATTTTTTACCACTTATAAAATTTATTTTTTAAGATCGATTAATTCACGAAGATATTTAGATGGTGTAAATTTTACAACACGTTTTTCTGGAATAAACAGATCTTCACCTGTAAATGCATTTTTAGTATGACGTTTGTGTTTGATTTGTGTAGAAAATGTACCCAATGATGAAAGTTGTACTTTTTCTTCACCGATAAGTTCTTCTTTTAAAAAAAATACGAATGTATCAAAAAATTTATTAACTTCTTTTACTGTGTATCCTGTTCTGTTTGCTATTTTCATAATGAATTCTTTTTTTGTCATTTTTTTCTCCTTTGTTAATTGTTATTTTGTATTTTATACCTATTAAATAGGATAATAAGTAAAAACTCTTTACATAATAATTGTATATTTTTTTGAAGAAAATCAAAAAATATTTTAAAATGATAATAATAGATTATTTATTTTCATTATAATATATCAATAAGGGAAAACATGAACAAAGAAAAAGAAGAAATAGTTGAAAGAATTATTAACAACTCACTTGATAAAATAATGGCCGAAAGATTCGGAAGATATTCAAAATATATCATCCAACAACGTGCTTTACCAGACGTTAGAGATGGATTGAAACCAGTTCACCGTAGAATTCTATATGCTATGTCAGAATTAGGTCTAACAAATGATAAGCCATATAAAAAATCTGCCAGAGTAGTTGGAGATGTTATCGGAAAGTATCACCCACATGGTGATACATCAGTTTATGATGCAATGGTAAATATGTCACAATGGTGAAAAAGTGGAATTCCTCTTTTAGACATGCATGGAAATGTTGGTTCGTTAGATAACGATCCAGCCGCAGCCATGCGTTATACAGAGGTTAGAATGGCCAAAGTATGTAACTATATGCTTGAAGACTTGAAAAAAAACACTGTTGCTTTTATTCCTAACTTTGATGATTCTGAAAAAGAACCATCTGTTTTGCCAACCATTTTTCCTAATTTATTAGTTAATGGAACAACCGGAATTGCAATAGGAATGGCTACCGAAATGCCTCCTCATAATCTAAATGAAGTATTAGAAGCAACCATTGCTAAATTAAGAAGACCTTCAATAACTTTAGATGGATTAATGGAACACATAAAAGGACCAGATTTTCCAACCGGTGGAATAATTTATGGAAATAAAGGAGTTTTTGAAGCTTTCGAATCAGGAAAACTTGAAAAGGAAAAGATAAAGCTTTTTTGTAAATATGAAGTTGTTAAAAAAGATAAACTTCAATTTATCGAGATAACCGAAATACCTTTTGGTGTAGTAAAATCACAATTAGTTTATGACATTGATGTTCTAATAAACACTGAAACAATTGATGGTTTATTAGAAATAAAAGATCAATCTGACCGTGAAGGTATTAAAATAGTTATCACTCTTTCAGAAGAAGCTAATGTTGAAAGCATAATAAGTTTTCTACTTCAAAAGACTTCAATGCAAGTTAACTATTCTTATAATAATGTAGTAATACATAATAATTCACCAAAACTGATGGGACTTAATGAATTGCTTGAAGCATACATTGAACACATCAAAATAATTAAAACAAGAACTCTGACATATGATTTAGAAAAGTATCTATTAAGACTTGAAATAGTGTTAGGTTTTATTAAAGTTTCTGAAATTCCAGACAAAGTAATTAAGGTTATTCGAGCTACCGAAGGTGGAAAAGCAGCTGTTATTGAAAACTTGATGAATGCATTTAACTTTACTACAAATCAAGCTACTGCAATAGCAGAATTAAGACTTTACCGTTTAAGCAAAACTGATAAAGAAGCTTTCTTAATTGAACAAGCTGATTTAGAAAAGAAAATTGCAAACACTAAAGAGTTGTTAGATGATGAAAAGAAATTTGTAAATTATTTAATTTTACTTTTAAAACAAATGATAAAAGATATGCCTACTCCAAGAAGAACTCAAATTTTTGAAGAAGAATTTACATTTAATCATGATAAAAAAGACCTTGTTAAAGAAGAAATTGTTAACATTGCATTTAGTAAATTAGGATATATAAAACGTCTTAGTCAAAAAGTTGTTGATAGTAACGACTTCTCAACTTTTGCTTTAAAAGAAGATGATTATTTACTTTATATAGATAAGGCAAACACTGTGCATAATTTTCTAGTTTTTACAAACTGAGGAAATTATGCTATTATTCCTGTTTACAAAATCCAAGAAACCAAATGAAAAGAATTAGGAACTCATCTAAGTGCTTTTGTAGATTTAGCACCAGGTGAAAACATAATAAATGTAATTGAAGTTGAAGATTGAAACAGTCCAGATTTTATTGTTATGGCTACAAAACTTGGATTTTTCAAAAGAACAAAAATTAAAGATTTTGAAGTATCTAGAACCAATAAAACTTACACAGCAATTAATATAGATAATAAAGATGAAGTTATAAATGTTGCAGTTAGTGATGGAACAAAAGATATTTTAATTATAACAGCAATGGGATTTGCTACTAAATATAATGAAGCAGAGATTAGTTTATATGGACCAAAAGCAAAAGGAACAAAAGGGGTTTACTTAGTAAACAAAGACTTTGTTGCTTGTTTTACACCAACACATTTTAACGATATAGTTATTATGATCAGTGATGATGGTTATATTAAAAAGATG
Proteins encoded in this window:
- a CDS encoding chromate transporter, encoding MHKFKNIFEMILFVLKVSFVGFGGGNALMPLIKSEAVDKKKWLSIEEFDKVVIVSNLLPGPSVIQTIGYISIKFLGKMWGTLVTLLALLPHVLFAFGLYLLVNLLPIKYLYVVSVGVLSAIVGVLIIFGIRYIKLSHKNMPIPLWVSLFCITFAFCFFIPSPYNVPIVVMTILFILIAIVEFIIIKKSKKVIEIVDDKNIRNEDL
- a CDS encoding chromate transporter, translated to MIALLVSIPILILISLSVFGGGQVFMPIFKWFWELLAKLFQSDINQDTINRIFTISNATPGVVSTKFSFFTGYIIANGSWWGYLAMFLTYFVFCLPAIFVMLVTMKYINKFEDKLIVKKLMLYMKPIVAGIIFSIAIQLILSIMFPYIYFNEGINKYVGLNFNDQKALFFSGWRRLMLYAYFPTMTIISIYLSHKKTPLFWIILLGLVSSLICFMPWL
- the recU gene encoding Holliday junction resolvase RecU — encoded protein: MHKNRGMLLETLINKTINYYWTNNIAYIEKKQIPITFKSISNIDGKLSIGNAVISSKSTVDYIGCYNGSFVAFEAKSTNIDKLELSNIKEHQIDYLKIIYDNGGFPFFVIFFSKDNKVYILSIKNYLEIIKDGKKYISQETIKNYSINVEITFPGIIDFLPLIKFIF
- a CDS encoding HU family DNA-binding protein, which produces MTKEKKMTKKEFIMKIANRTGYTVKEVNKFFDTFVFFLKEELIGEEKVQLSSLGTFSTQIKHKRHTKNAFTGEDLFIPEKRVVKFTPSKYLRELIDLKK
- a CDS encoding DNA topoisomerase IV subunit A, with product MNKEKEEIVERIINNSLDKIMAERFGRYSKYIIQQRALPDVRDGLKPVHRRILYAMSELGLTNDKPYKKSARVVGDVIGKYHPHGDTSVYDAMVNMSQWWKSGIPLLDMHGNVGSLDNDPAAAMRYTEVRMAKVCNYMLEDLKKNTVAFIPNFDDSEKEPSVLPTIFPNLLVNGTTGIAIGMATEMPPHNLNEVLEATIAKLRRPSITLDGLMEHIKGPDFPTGGIIYGNKGVFEAFESGKLEKEKIKLFCKYEVVKKDKLQFIEITEIPFGVVKSQLVYDIDVLINTETIDGLLEIKDQSDREGIKIVITLSEEANVESIISFLLQKTSMQVNYSYNNVVIHNNSPKLMGLNELLEAYIEHIKIIKTRTLTYDLEKYLLRLEIVLGFIKVSEIPDKVIKVIRATEGGKAAVIENLMNAFNFTTNQATAIAELRLYRLSKTDKEAFLIEQADLEKKIANTKELLDDEKKFVNYLILLLKQMIKDMPTPRRTQIFEEEFTFNHDKKDLVKEEIVNIAFSKLGYIKRLSQKVVDSNDFSTFALKEDDYLLYIDKANTVHNFLVFTNWGNYAIIPVYKIQETKWKELGTHLSAFVDLAPGENIINVIEVEDWNSPDFIVMATKLGFFKRTKIKDFEVSRTNKTYTAINIDNKDEVINVAVSDGTKDILIITAMGFATKYNEAEISLYGPKAKGTKGVYLVNKDFVACFTPTHFNDIVIMISDDGYIKKMKSREIYYVPKTAKGKEIFKNRKLNPYFISDMHSSENDEKILIKLEDNKIAVRSTKDYSITNSDDSFTKIKTDSYMAGFIKKEVKAYKFDRSKAYQKIIQQEEEQDINKTLEIEIIKASKPPRKSKESKEKTLEINLLTDAQKPKKSEEQRFKDAEDQINTFDLNVEELLAKINRTLGDTDTKKKKK